TTCGACTATAAGTTGCATATCTTTTTTTGTATTAGAAACCGCATTTAACTGTCTAAAATTATATTGGGTACTACCAGCGATAGCTTTGGCAATACTTGTTTTTCCGATACCTGGAGGTCCATAAAAAATCATAGATGATAAGCGTTTTGTGTCTACCATTCTTCTGATAATGCCTCTAGGACCAACTAAATGTTGTTGAGAGATAATTTCATTTATATTTTCTGGACGCATTCTTGCAGCTAACGGTTCATTAGTCACGTTGCTTCACACCTTTCTAATTCTATATTAACGCAAAAAATGATACTATGGGAATATATAAGTATTCGATTAAGTGAGGTTATATAATGAAAATTTCAACTAAAGGAAGATATGGGTTAACTTTAATGATTTCCTTAGCTAAAAAAGAAGGGCAAGGCTGTGTATCATTAAAGTCTATAGCCGAAGAAAATAATTTAAGTGATTTATATTTAGAACAACTTGTAGGTCCTTTAAGAAATGCAGGATTAATACGTAGTGTACGTGGTGCAAAGGGTGGTTACCAATTAAGAGTACCTGCCGAAGAAATTAGTGCCGGCGACATTATTCGTCTTTTAGAAGGTCCGATTACATTTGTAGAGAGCATTGAATCTGAACCGCCAGCTCAAAAGCAATTATGGATTAGAATGCGTGATGCGGTAAGAGATGTGCTTGATAATACTACATTAAAATATTTAGCTGAATATAAAGAAACAGATAATTTAGAAGGATACATGTTTTATATTTAAAAAATCCAAATAATATGTTTATAAATTAATCATTGTGGTATTTACGTAATACGAACTCATTAAGGAGGTTTTTATAATGGCTGATGAAAATAAATTTGAACAGGCAAAAGGTAACGTTAAAGAAACAGTAGGTAATGTTACTGATGATGAAAAACTTGAAAAAGAAGGCAAGAAAGATAAAGGTTCAGGCAAAGCTAAAGAAGTCGTAGAAAATGCAAAAGATAAAGCTAACGACGTAATTGATAAATTTAAAAAATAATCAATTGACACTAAACAATAAAGGAGCCGAATATTATGGCAGAGAATTTCTTAGACAAAGCTAAAGAAGCTGCTAAAAACGTATCAGATAAATTAAAAGATACTGATAACGAAAAAGCAAAAAATGCTAGTGAACAAATTGATAAATTCACTGGAGCTGGTGACAAGAACGAAAGTGACCATAAAGACGAAAATAAAGATAAAAAAGATAAAAAATAATAAAAAAGCCTACAGCACTTAGTTTGCTGTAGGCTTTTTTTAATTTTCGTTATTTATTTCTCCAACTAACTTGTGTAATTTTTTATATGAATCTAATTGTGCTTCTTGGTCATAAATATAACTAATAGCCATTAATTCATCTATACCCCCATTGTCAGCAATAAATGATTTTAGCTTCTGTTTTACTGTTTCTTCAGAACCAATTAGGGATTGTGACATACGTTGTTTAGCTAATTCAAATTCTCTTGGTGTTAATAGTCCTTGTAAATCATCAGTTGGTGGTTGTACGGGTTGCATTCTACCACGAGTAATACTAACCATAACTTGCGCTTGAGTTGAGGCTAAGTATTCTGCTTGTGCATCAGTTTCGGCAACGATAGCATTTAGACAAACAATCATATAGGGTTTCTCTAATACATCCGAAGCTTCAAATAAAGATTTATATATTTCCATAGCATCATGCATTTGCTGCGGTGCAAAATGGCCGGCGAATACATAAGGTAACCCTTTACGTGCAGCTAAATGAGCCGAATCCGTTGAAGAACCTAATATATAAAGTGGTACATTTTTGTCTACAGCTGGATAAGCACGAACATAACCTTGCTGGTTAGCAGGGCCAAAATATGTCGCAAGTTGTTCTACTTCTTCAGGAAATTCATATACACCATTATGCTGATCACGACGTAACGCGCTTGCAGTCATCATGTCAGTACCGGGTGCTCTTCCTAAACCTAGGTCGACACGGTTTGGAAAGACTGTGGCCATTGTGCCAAATTGCTCAGCGACAATTAATGGAGCGTGGTTAGGTAACATAATACCACCTGAGCCAACTTTTATTGATTGTGTGTGTTCTAATGTATGTTGAATTAACAACGCCGTGGCAGAACTAACTAAATTAGGTGCGTTATGATGTTCAGCTATCCAATATCTTTCAAAATTTAATGTCTCAAGATTTTGTGCCAATTTAACCATATCGGCGATAGCATCTTTATCTGTCTGTTCTTCTCTAATAGGAACAAGATTTAACGCGGATAACTTTATTTCTGTCATTTTTTATCCTCCTTAGTAATAACTAATAATTGAAAGTATAACAGCCTTATGATAACTTGCGTAAAAAAGTGCTCACTGTTATAATATAGTAAATTTTAACGTTAGGTGGCCTTATTAAGACAATGGATAAATCTCATAAACAATTCGTAACTAAAGCAGCAATGATAAATAATAAATGAGATATGCCGTTGTCTAAGCTTAATTAAAATCACTTAGTTTATATTAATTATGATAATAAAGACATGCATATCACTATGAAGGTGAGGAATACGTTATGTCTTTTTATTATGCCCAAAAACCATTTGAAGCATACGGTAAAGTGTTAGTTAATGACGTAGACATTAGAGTAGAAAAGGGAGAGCATATTGCTTTAATAGGTAACAATGGCGTCGGTAAAACATCTATATTAAAAGCGATATACGATTTTTATAGCGATGATGCTTATTATATGGAGCAAGATTTGACTAACTATAAAAAATATACTGCCATGGATTATGTTATTTCATTATATCCTGAAATTTATCAAGTTAAGGAGCAAATGGCATATGATTTAGAGGCTGTGTCTAAATATATAGAACTTGAAGGATATGAATTTGAGCAAAAAATAGTGACTCAAGCTAAACAATTTAAAATATCTGAAGAAGCATTATATAAGCAAATTGAACAGTTAAGTGGTGGAGAACAAACGAGAATAGCAATTATCAGGGCAATATTGTCACAACAACCACTGTTGTTATTAGATGAACCGACCAATCATTTAGACAGTGAAATGACAAATGACTTGAGTCATTTTATAAATAAATCAACACAAACTATTATAGTTATTTCGCACCATCGTACTTTTATTAATCACGTAGCAACACATATCGTCGAAGTTAATAGTGAAACAACTACTAAATATGAGGGTAATTACGATCATTATAAAGAAATTACAGATTTAACACTAAAGTCACAGTACAATGTTTATGTAAAGCAACAAAAACAAATTAAACAATTAGAAAATAATATTCAACGGATTAAACAATGGCACGATGCTTCCAATGCTAAGACAAGTGTTAGAGACCCAATTGGCCAGAAAAAATTAAGTAAACTAATTAAGCGAGCTAAAATTAAAGAAACGCAAACTCAGCATAAAATAGAAAACGAAACAATAAATAAACCTATGAATGACCATCTAGATCAAATGAAATTTAATAATGGTCAACATTTCAGTAATAGAAATCTTTTTCAATTACATCAAGTAAGTTATCAAAGTCAGCACCAACTCATTTTTGATAAGGTTGATATAATTATGAAAAAAGGCGAAAATGTCTTAATAACAGGGCCCAATGGCAGTGGTAAATCATTGTTGGTCGAATTAATAAAAGGACGTATTAAACCTACTAGCGGTACGATTACTATTTCACCGTCCCTATATATTGCATATTTTGATCAACAAAATAATAATTTGAATTATGATGCTACACCAATGGAAATGGTAATGACGATAAAAGACATGACACGCAGTAACGCCCAAACTATACTTAATGCATTTAACTTTAAACATGAAAGTATATTTGATAAAGTTAGCCATCTTTCAATGGGAGAAAAAAGTCGACTACAGTTTGTATTATTATTTTTTGCACAACCACATTTACTCATATTAGATGAACCGACTAATTATTTTGATATTCACACGCAAGAACTTATTATGGAAATGCTAAAAGATTTTAGTGGACAAGTACTGTTGATTACACATGATGAATATTTAAAAAGTAAGTTTGATGCGACGCATTGGTATATTAAAGATTGCAAAATAATAAATACAGCAACACAACCAAATAATGATGTTGATTTAGATAGCACATTATCTTTAATAGAAGATTTCAATGATATAGATGAATTTGGACATTATAAAACAGACGACTAGAAAAATTATAAACATGGTGCTATCATTGGACCATTGATAAAATTGTGAGGAGTGTCGAAAAGTCATGGAAGTTTATGCAGATAATGCTGCAACTACACCAATTAAACAGCCAGTGATTGATAAGATGATGGAAATCTATACTTCACATTATGGAAATCCATCTTCAATGCATAGTATTGGGAGAGATGCGCGTAAATATTTGGATGAATCACGTCGAGCTATCGCCCAAATGTTAGGTGCAAAAACGAATGAAGTGATTTTTACAAGTGGCGCAACTGAATCTAACAATATGGCCATAAAAGGAATTGCTTATAAACATCAACATAAAGGTAAGCACCTTATTACATCCAAAATCGAACATCATTCTGTGTTACATGTCTTTGAACAACTTGAGGACGAAGGATTTACAGTGACTTACCTTGATGTAGACGAACAAGGTATTATCGACATTGACCAATTGAAAAATGCGATTAATGATGAGACCATTTTAGTATCAATCATGTTTGTTAATAATGAAGTTGGAACAGTACAACCTATGTATGATATAGATGATATAGTAAAGCAATCCAACGCGCTATTTCATGTAGACGCTGTGCAAGCAATCGGACATCTAGACATAGATTTTAATGAATTTAGTATCGATGCAATGAGTATTACAGCTCATAAATTTGGTGGGCCTAAAGGTGTT
The genomic region above belongs to Staphylococcus durrellii and contains:
- a CDS encoding CsbD family protein: MADENKFEQAKGNVKETVGNVTDDEKLEKEGKKDKGSGKAKEVVENAKDKANDVIDKFKK
- a CDS encoding cysteine desulfurase family protein; amino-acid sequence: MEVYADNAATTPIKQPVIDKMMEIYTSHYGNPSSMHSIGRDARKYLDESRRAIAQMLGAKTNEVIFTSGATESNNMAIKGIAYKHQHKGKHLITSKIEHHSVLHVFEQLEDEGFTVTYLDVDEQGIIDIDQLKNAINDETILVSIMFVNNEVGTVQPMYDIDDIVKQSNALFHVDAVQAIGHLDIDFNEFSIDAMSITAHKFGGPKGVGLLLVKEGTLMNYMQLGGEQETKRRAGTENIPQIVGLTEALRLATENLDDNNIHLMSLKNLFLVKLQERSIPFEVNGSMIDTTGHVVNIYIPFIDVETMLTLLDLSNIYVSSGSACTAGSTTPSHVLAAMYDDGDRAKHSVRFSFNELNTEAEIKYIAMEIHKIYHKFKEE
- the sal gene encoding Sal family ABC-F type ribosomal protection protein, with the protein product MSFYYAQKPFEAYGKVLVNDVDIRVEKGEHIALIGNNGVGKTSILKAIYDFYSDDAYYMEQDLTNYKKYTAMDYVISLYPEIYQVKEQMAYDLEAVSKYIELEGYEFEQKIVTQAKQFKISEEALYKQIEQLSGGEQTRIAIIRAILSQQPLLLLDEPTNHLDSEMTNDLSHFINKSTQTIIVISHHRTFINHVATHIVEVNSETTTKYEGNYDHYKEITDLTLKSQYNVYVKQQKQIKQLENNIQRIKQWHDASNAKTSVRDPIGQKKLSKLIKRAKIKETQTQHKIENETINKPMNDHLDQMKFNNGQHFSNRNLFQLHQVSYQSQHQLIFDKVDIIMKKGENVLITGPNGSGKSLLVELIKGRIKPTSGTITISPSLYIAYFDQQNNNLNYDATPMEMVMTIKDMTRSNAQTILNAFNFKHESIFDKVSHLSMGEKSRLQFVLLFFAQPHLLILDEPTNYFDIHTQELIMEMLKDFSGQVLLITHDEYLKSKFDATHWYIKDCKIINTATQPNNDVDLDSTLSLIEDFNDIDEFGHYKTDD
- the cymR gene encoding cysteine metabolism transcriptional regulator CymR, producing the protein MKISTKGRYGLTLMISLAKKEGQGCVSLKSIAEENNLSDLYLEQLVGPLRNAGLIRSVRGAKGGYQLRVPAEEISAGDIIRLLEGPITFVESIESEPPAQKQLWIRMRDAVRDVLDNTTLKYLAEYKETDNLEGYMFYI
- a CDS encoding LLM class flavin-dependent oxidoreductase → MTEIKLSALNLVPIREEQTDKDAIADMVKLAQNLETLNFERYWIAEHHNAPNLVSSATALLIQHTLEHTQSIKVGSGGIMLPNHAPLIVAEQFGTMATVFPNRVDLGLGRAPGTDMMTASALRRDQHNGVYEFPEEVEQLATYFGPANQQGYVRAYPAVDKNVPLYILGSSTDSAHLAARKGLPYVFAGHFAPQQMHDAMEIYKSLFEASDVLEKPYMIVCLNAIVAETDAQAEYLASTQAQVMVSITRGRMQPVQPPTDDLQGLLTPREFELAKQRMSQSLIGSEETVKQKLKSFIADNGGIDELMAISYIYDQEAQLDSYKKLHKLVGEINNEN